The Nocardioides marmorisolisilvae genomic interval GGTGCTGTTGAGGACGACCACTTGGCGACACCGGCCGCAGAGTAGACCACCAGGTTGCCGTCGTTCTGATTTACAAGGGAGGCACCAGACGACCCTGCCGTGCCGGACGACCACTGAGCCTGGCCGGAGGAGTTGTAGACCACAAAGTTGCCGTCGCCCTGCATGACAGCCCGGTAAGCGCCGTTCCGGGAGATGAGCGACTGCCCACTCCGCAGCCGATTCACAGCTCCGTTGCTTTGGATAGAGCTTTGCGAGGCTCCGGTATGGCCTGTTCCTGCAGACCACATGGCGACGCCGCCCGCGCTGTAGACGACGAGGTTGCCGTCGTCCTGCATGACCAGTCGCGAGCCGGCCGCGCCCTGCGTTGACGACGACCACACTGCGGTCGCGGCGGTTGTTGGGCCTGCGTACACGACAAAGTTTCCGTCGCGCTGCATTACTGACCAGCGTCCTGCGCCGTTGGTCCGCGCCGACCAAACAGCGTCGGATCCCTTGTAGACGACCAGATTTCCGTCGCCCTGCTGGATGAGCCTGTACGCACCGCTGGCTGATCGGATTCCGCGATTCGCAGTGAGTCTCTGCCCCGCCGCCAGTTGGTTGTACACGCCGACCCTCCGCGTGGTCGACTTGATCACGGTGTACCGATGACCGTTGTGCCTGGCCGCGGGGAGAAAGATGCGGTACTTGCCAACGCGTGATGCAACGGGGTCGTTCAGCCGGTACGTCCGCCGCGAATCTGTGTATCCGGTATCGATGTTGTGCCATCCCGTCGAGCTGCGACGCTGGAGGATGACCTTGCGCTTGAACGAGGTCGACGTCGCACCCTTCGCAACGACGCTGTCGCCCAGGAAGATTCTTGACGGTGTCGAGATGGACACGGTGGCAGTCGCGGCGCTGGCGGGTGCCACCACGCCGAAGGCCATGATCCAGGCAGCGGTAAGCGCTCCTACGAGCGTGACAACGAAACGGGTTCGCATGTAGCGAAACTCCTACCTGACTCGCGACCAGCCGACCCCACCGCAGCTAGTCAGTGTTCCCCCGAGTCTGGGCGCATCTAACCAGATCTTGTCGGGCGGTGGGTCCGGGTTCCGGTGGATGCGTCCGTCACCCCCCGACCGCCGGCCACCCTGCACCGCACCAGCGGTCTGACTCGCACACCTGATGGGCATGACGCGAAACGAGGCGATCCGCCGACGGTTCTGCTGCAGTAAGGAACTCGGCCACGTCCTGCTGCACGCGCCGCCGGAGAACGAGTTGTCTGTCGAGTTCGCCGCCGACGCGACGCTGCACCGCGGTGTCGCGGAGGTCGAAGCCGAGTCGGTCGCACTGATGGTCGGCGCCGCCCACGGCCTGGACACCTCGGCGTACACCGTCCCGTACGTCTCCACCTGGGCCGCAAGCGTTCCCGGCAAGAGCCCGATCGAGGTCGTCCAGTCGACCGCGGAGCGCGTCCGGAGCACCGCACTCGGCGTCCTCGACAAGCTCGAGACCCAGAAGATCGGCGACGGCAACCCGCCGGGACTCGACCACGAGGGCCTTAGCCACCGCGCGGCGCCGATCAGCACCGGCCTACGACGCAACCAGGCGGTGCTCGGACTATGAAGACGCCCGTCGTCCTCAGCACCGTCCACGTCGACATCGACACCGACGGAACCCTGACCGTCGACCTCGACGGCCGGCCGTACGCCGACGACCGACCGCTCGGCCGAGCCGATCTCCGCGACGTCCTCAACGAGATCACCACCGACATCGACACCGCGGTTCGCGTCGAGGTCCGCGAATCCGACGGAACGACGTACGCCGATATCGCGACTCCCCCAGATCCTGCAGCACCCGCCCGCGACGAGGCTCCATCCAACCGGCGCCGCTCCGCGCTTGCCGGCACCGGGTTCAAGCCCGGCGAGGAGGTCGCCCTCGCGTACGTCATCGCCCGGCGCCGGGCCGACCCCGACGGCTGCGCATCGATCAACCTGCCGCCCGCGCTCATGGCAGCGACCCGCGGTGGGCTGGTCCTCCTCGGGCTCACCTCGCAGATCGTCGCGCCGGTCGAGGCACCGTCATGAACGGCCGCGTACACCGCGTCGACGACAGCCTGGTCAACTTCGCATTGGTCGCGATAGGTGCGGCGTTCGTCGTTGCGGCGACACTTCGCGGAGCAGGATCGATCGCCACCGAACTGGAGGGCAGCTCGCATCCGCGGTCACGTGTCGCTGCGGGCTTCGGCGTTCTCACCCAACCCGGTGATCCGGCCGCAGCGCTCGCGGCACCGGGGATGTCCGCGGTCCTCTACTGGAGCGTCGTCGCGGTGGTCTTGGTTGCCGCAACGACGCTGGCACTCGTCGCCTGGCACCTGGTCCAGCGCGCCCGCCACCGGGCTGCCCACGATCCGCACCGGATCATCGGCATCGCGACGCGAGCCGACATCGCACCAGTCGCCTCGAGGCGCGCGCTGCTACGCCGCGGACGAGCCTTGCGGCCATCGCTGCCCGACCCGAGTCCCGCGGACCTCGGGTACCTGCTCGGGCACGCCTGCGGCGAGGAGATCTGGGCGTCGGTCGAGGACTCCATCCTCATCGTCGGGCCGCCGCGGTCAGGCAAAGGGCTGCATTTGGTCATCAACGCGATCCTCCACGCCCCCGGCTCGGTGGTGACCACCTCGACCCGTCCGGACAACATCACCGCCACCCTCCGAGCCCGCAAGGCGCGCGGACCGGTCGCAGTCTTCGACCCGCAAAGACTCGCCGCCGAGCTCGACGTCCCAGCCGGCCGGCGCTGGTCGCTCGTCCGCGGCTGCGACGACCCGCTCACCGCGATGATCCGTGCCAACGGCCTCGCCGCCTCGACCGGCCTGTCCGCGGGCGGTGTGGACTCAGGCAGTTTCTGGGAGGGCAAGACTCGAGCCGCCCTCCAAGCACTCCTTCACGCTGCGGCGTTGGAGAAGCTCACGACCAGGACGCTCTTCGAGTGGTCGCTCGCACCGGCCGCAGCAACCGATGCGGTCGGCATCCTGTCGAGCCATTGCGAGGCAGCGAAGGGTTGGGGCGACTCGCTCGAGGCGATGATCAACTCCGATCCGCGTACCCGCGATTCCATCTGGATGGCCGTCGCAGAGGCGCTCGCCTGCCTGGCCGACCCCCGCGTCCTCGACGCAGTCACCCCAGAGGCCGGCGAAGAGTTCGACCCCCGCGAATTCCTCACCAACAACGGCACCCTCTACCTGCTCGCCACCGGCGCGGGCGCAGGCGCCTCCTGGTCGCTGGTCGCCGCCCTCATCGAGGACCTCGCCGAGACCGCCCGCCACCTCGCCGCGGCATCACCCGGCGCGCGGATGGACCCGCCGCTGCTGCTGGCACTCGACGAGATCGGCAACCTCTCGCCACTGCCCTCGCTGCCGGTCCTGATGGCCGAAGGTGGAGGCACCGGCATCACCACGATGCCGGTCCTTCAGTCCCTGTCCCAGGCGCGGAGCAAGTGGAGCACCCACGCAG includes:
- a CDS encoding type IV secretory system conjugative DNA transfer family protein, with the translated sequence MNGRVHRVDDSLVNFALVAIGAAFVVAATLRGAGSIATELEGSSHPRSRVAAGFGVLTQPGDPAAALAAPGMSAVLYWSVVAVVLVAATTLALVAWHLVQRARHRAAHDPHRIIGIATRADIAPVASRRALLRRGRALRPSLPDPSPADLGYLLGHACGEEIWASVEDSILIVGPPRSGKGLHLVINAILHAPGSVVTTSTRPDNITATLRARKARGPVAVFDPQRLAAELDVPAGRRWSLVRGCDDPLTAMIRANGLAASTGLSAGGVDSGSFWEGKTRAALQALLHAAALEKLTTRTLFEWSLAPAAATDAVGILSSHCEAAKGWGDSLEAMINSDPRTRDSIWMAVAEALACLADPRVLDAVTPEAGEEFDPREFLTNNGTLYLLATGAGAGASWSLVAALIEDLAETARHLAAASPGARMDPPLLLALDEIGNLSPLPSLPVLMAEGGGTGITTMPVLQSLSQARSKWSTHAASAIWDASIVKVILGGASASRDLQDLSVLIGERDELSDAVTVGDYGSRSLQRSTRRVPIMPPERIRTLPFGTGLVLLRSAPPIITTLRPWTDH